A genome region from Trachemys scripta elegans isolate TJP31775 chromosome 2, CAS_Tse_1.0, whole genome shotgun sequence includes the following:
- the GPR141 gene encoding probable G-protein coupled receptor 141: MYSTMPGATTASLNASVTTTQSSNFHSDIERYILITIYTVAFIGGTIGAIAMSFLLVKMNTLSVTTAAIVNLVVLHSLLLLTVPFRLYYYINQKWIFGEGFCKAASAMMHIHMYLTFLFYIITLIIRWLIFFQWKDKLEFYRKLHAVAASATVWIAAIVIVLPLVIAQYGTSGEYKTNICFTFQQELKEESVKTLNYLLIAIVATITCVLLGLQVFIILKVVKKLPGSVWSHQEFWAQIKSLMFISVIIICFLPYHLFRLYYILHMKEEQLVMYNNICLSITAISCLDLLSFVISGSRFFKQKIIMLRDKFACC; this comes from the coding sequence ATGTACAGTACCATGCCTGGAGCGACTACAGCCTCGCTGAATGCATCTGTTACTACAACTCAGTCCAGTAACTTTCATTCTGACATTGAACGTTACATATTGATTACTATATATACAGTAGCATTTATTGGAGGTACAATTGGAGCCATCGCAATGTCATTTTTGCTGGTTAAAATGAACACTCTGTCAGTGACCACGGCGGCGATTGTCAACCTCGTGGTGTTGCACAGCCTGCTTCTCCTGACTGTGCCGTTTCGGCTTTATTATTATATCAATCAGAAGTGGATTTTTGGGGAGGGCTTTTGTAAAGCAGCGAGTGCTATGATGCACATCCATATGTACCTCACTTTTCTATTCTACATAATCACGCTCATTATCCGGTGGCTCATTTTCTTTCAATGGAAGGACAAGTTGGAGTTCTACAGGAAGCTACATGCTGTGGCTGCTAGTGCTACAGTGTGGATAGCGGCCATTGTGATTGTGCTGCCCTTGGTCATTGCTCAGTATGGGACGTCTGGGGAGTATAAAACTAACATATGTTTTACATTCCAACAAGAACTCAAGGAGGAGAGTGTGAAAACACTGAACTATCTCTTAATTGCCATTGTAGCCACCATCACATGTGTCCTCTTGGGCTTGCAAGTCTTCATCATTCTAAAGGTGGTGAAAAAGCTTCCAGGCTCTGTCTGGTCACATCAAGAATTCTGGGCCCAGATTAAAAGCTTGATGTTCATATCTGTGATAATCATTTGTTTCCTCCCATATCACCTCTTTAGGCTCTATTACATACTGCACATGAAAGAAGAACAATTAGTAATGTACAATAATATCTGTTTGAGTATAACTGCCATCAGCTGTCTTGATTTGCTGTCATTTGTTATAAGCGGAAGCCGTTTCTTTAAGCAAAAGATTATTATGCTTCGAGACAAGTTTGCGTGCTGTTAG